A window of Anaerohalosphaeraceae bacterium genomic DNA:
TTTGACCTGTTTTCCGGCGGGCCGTTTGAGGAAGAGATAGGCCGGATTTTTCAGAAAAAGATAAGCGGCAAAGAGGATTTTGAATGGGCGATTGAGTACGGTTTTCTTGAGTGGGCGCAGGGCCGTCGGGAACCCCTCCGCCGGGTCCAGCAGACCTGGCCTTCATCACAGGAATTTATTGCCGGCCTGCTGGCGGCTCAGGAAGCCGAACATTTTGAAACGGTGGAGCGTCCGGCCTTCGAAGCCAAAATGCAGCAGTTTGCGGTTCGTGCTTCCCATGCGACTGACCCCAACGAGCGAGAACAGACAGAGCGTCATTGGGTCGAGTGGATTCAGTCGCTCGAAAAAAACAGTCCGGCCGGGTCTGCCCTTCGCCGCCAGGCGGCAGCCGGATACGTGTATTATCTGTTTGACAGGCCGGACAGGCAAAATGTGGACAAAATGGTCCGGTTTCTGGAACAGGAAGCGGAAAAAGGGGAACCAGTCCTCGGATATCTGTATGTGCAGGCCCTTTCTTTGAAAGAGGAGTATGGTCGAGCGGTTCAAGTTTTATGTGAAATACCGGCTGACTGCCGCAATCTGGCGTTCGATTTGTATGTTCTGGAGACCTTTGCGGAACGGCTGGAGGAATATTCTGCTTCTTCGGATGTTTTACTGGAACCGCTGGTGAAGAAACGAGCCGAGCAGATGGCTGCCTGCGGAGGGGCTTCCGTTCAGGAGCGTCAGCGGGTTCAACTGCTTTGGGCTCAGATGGCTGCCCGTTCAGCGCAGTTATTGCCGGAGGACGCTGAACGGCTCGATCAATTTCTGGACGAGCAGAAAGATTCCGCCGATGAAGCTGTAATTCGCTGCCGGGCTTTTCGCCGAATGCAGCAAGGCCAGTGGACACAGGCCGTCCGGGAATGGCAGAAGGTTCGAAGTGCCTATGAACCCTCAGACCGGACACAAAAAGAGCGTTCCTGGCATTGGTGGCGTGCCAAATATTATGAACTGTATTGCAGTGCAAAGATGTCGGAAACTTCCCGCGAAGATGTTCGTCACGCTGCAGGGGTTCTTCAGACGCTGTATGCCCCGCCGCCTGGGGTTTGGCGGAGCTGCTTGGAGAAATTGGTCCGATAAGCATCTGTCCAGGATAGGCAATTCTATTTGGAGCCAATGAGTTGATAATAATTCCGTAATTTTTAAAACGGTGTATTCTGGTATATGTGTATATAATATATCTTTAAATATCTTTTAAAATACCCCGAAAAAGAAAAAAATGATGTCATAAAACACCCTTTCTAAGGCCTAAAGCAACAGAGAGAAGTTAAGGTAAATTGCTGCTGCAGGTGCGATGGAATGGATAGAGCATATAAGGATTTAGGTGAAGAGTTTGTTTTTTTGATGTCCACGAACCAGCGGAAGATTTATTCATACATCTTGGCGGCTGTAGGCAGGCAGTCTATTGCCGATGAAATCATGCAGCAGACTTCCCTGACCATGTGGCGAAATTTTGCCCGCTTTCAACGAGGCACGAATTTTACCGCCTGGGGAAAAGAGATTGCTAAGTATGAGATTTTTACATACCGAAAAAAGAACTCCAAAGAGCAGTTTTTGGACCCCGAATCGCTACGGCGGGTTCTCGAAGCTTCTCAGAAGGTGGAAAAGTCTTCTGACCAAAGGATGAAGGCGCTGGAAGGATGTCTGGAAAAGCTCACGGAAAAAAAACGCAGTCTGCTTCAATACCGGTATCAGGAAGGGCTTTCCTGTTCCGCCGTGGCCGACAAGATGCAGCTGCCGCTGGCTACGGTTTACAGAACCATGGCACGGATTCATAAGGTTCTGCAGGACTGCATTCACAGGACGCTGATTCTCTGGGAAACTGAATCATGAATGGCGCAGAGAACAGAGACCGTTTGTGGGAACTTGTTGTCAAGGTTCTCGAAGGGCAGCTTCGTCCCGATGAGATGGAGGAGATGAACAGAATCCTCCAGATGGACGAGGAGGCCGCATATTTGTATGCAGAATTTTTCGATATTGTGTCCGGTTTGGTGAGTTTTGATAAGCGGGCCTTCTGCTCGGAAGAAAGTGATTCAGCTCGATATGA
This region includes:
- a CDS encoding sigma-70 family RNA polymerase sigma factor, with product MDRAYKDLGEEFVFLMSTNQRKIYSYILAAVGRQSIADEIMQQTSLTMWRNFARFQRGTNFTAWGKEIAKYEIFTYRKKNSKEQFLDPESLRRVLEASQKVEKSSDQRMKALEGCLEKLTEKKRSLLQYRYQEGLSCSAVADKMQLPLATVYRTMARIHKVLQDCIHRTLILWETES